A single region of the Epinephelus fuscoguttatus linkage group LG14, E.fuscoguttatus.final_Chr_v1 genome encodes:
- the LOC125900881 gene encoding nanos homolog 1-like — MDFYLDARSPYDNTFNFWNDYLGLSTLVAKNKINSPSCSPNSITESLKATLGLEDDSPVCSCVIGHGRDSDGPLDCCCAAPGSPPISIYDLKERISLLRPYEHLGGDSPLGDRDSASYRGSFAGLDLLSMDRRRKQTQRSKPEPKVCVFCRNNGAPEEVYGTHILKTADGRVLCPILRAYTCPLCSANGDNAHTIKYCPLSKEHPSQRVAKGGRAIGKRLKIF, encoded by the coding sequence ATGGATTTCTACCTGGACGCGCGCTCTCCGTACGACAACACCTTTAATTTCTGGAACGACTACCTCGGCCTGTCGACACTTGTCGCCAAAAACAAGATCAACAGCCCGTCCTGCAGCCCCAACTCTATCACCGAGTCTCTCAAAGCGACTCTGGGCTTAGAGGACGACTCTCCGGTTTGCTCCTGCGTAATTGGGCACGGCAGGGACAGCGACGGACCCTTGGACTGCTGCTGCGCGGCCCCGGGCTCCCCGCCGATCTCCATCTATGATCTCAAGGAGCGCATCTCTCTTCTCAGGCCGTACGAGCACCTCGGAGGCGACTCTCCGCTGGGAGACAGAGATTCAGCCTCCTACAGGGGGAGTTTCGCCGGCCTCGACCTGCTCTCCATGGACAGGAGGCGCAAACAGACTCAGAGGAGCAAACCGGAGCCGAAGGTGTGCGTCTTCTGTCGGAATAACGGCGCGCCGGAGGAAGTTTACGGCACCCACATCCTGAAGACGGCGGACGGCAGGGTGCTGTGCCCCATCCTCCGGGCGTACACCTGCCCCCTCTGCAGCGCCAACGGCGACAACGCGCACACCATCAAGTACTGCCCGCTTTCTAAAGAGCACCCGAGCCAGAGAGTGGCGAAGGGAGGCAGGGCCATCGGCAAGAGGCTGAAGATCTTCTGA
- the si:dkey-33c12.3 gene encoding neurofilament light polypeptide, whose amino-acid sequence MSYDTFFSYRRPWDSYRGSQTTTKATMSSSLYSSPRGPPSGKRILRLVSSSLPDGSERMDLAQASSLNTELLGLRSQEREQLVDLNDRFATYIEKVRHLELQNRALLAELEALRRRQNDPSRLQMLYEGQSRSLRAMIDSENGEKMRMEAERDYLRDVYEQMKERYEEEARRRMDAEDALQRAREEASRAVLSNCDAEATVVSLCDEMVFLKKVFAEEQAELKAQLQVANISVDVEVSRPDLSTALRDIRAQYERLANKNMQAAEDWYKNKFASVAEMASKNNEAVHAIREETMEYRRLLQSRSSEIESLRNVIDSINKQLEDLEETQAKEVAKYQMRISELERDITDAKQEMARYLREYQDLLNVKMALDIEIAAYRKLLEGEEIRLAYPSLPALN is encoded by the exons ATGAGCTACGATACCTTCTTCTCCTACCGCCGCCCTTGGGACAGCTACAGAGGCTCCCAAACCACCACCAAAGCCACCATGTCTTCCTCCCTCTACTCTTCTCCTCGAGGTCCTCCGTCTGGGAAGAGGATCCTGAGGCTGGTCTCCTCTTCCCTGCCAGACGGGTCTGAGCGGATGGACCTGGCTCAGGCCAGCTCTctcaacacagagctgctgggCCTGCGCTCCCAGGAGAGGGAGCAGCTAGTGGACCTGAACGACCGCTTCGCCACCTACATCGAGAAGGTGAGGCACCTGGAGCTGCAGAACCGAGCCCTGCTGGCCGAGCTGGAGGCGCTGAGGCGGCGGCAGAACGACCCGTCCCGTCTGCAGATGCTGTACGAGGGGCAGTCGCGAAGTTTGAGGGCCATGATCGACTCAGAGAACGGGGAGAAGATGCggatggaggcagagagagactaCCTGCGTGATGTGTATGAGCAGATGAAGGAGCGCTACGAGGAGGAGGCCAGGCGGCGTATGGATGCTGAGGACGCCCTGCAGAGGGCCAGGGAGGAGGCCAGCAGGGCCGTGCTCTCCAACTGTGACGCCGAGGCCACAGTGGTCTCTCTGTGTGATGAGATGGTGTTCCTGAAGAAAGTCTTTGCAGAGGAGCAGGCAGAGCTGAAGGCCCAGCTGCAGGTGGCTAACATCAGCGTGGATGTGGAGGTGTCCCGGCCTGACCTCTCCACCGCCCTGCGGGACATCCGGGCGCAGTACGAGCGGCTGGCAAACAAGAACATGCAGGCCGCCGAGGACTGGTACAAGAACAAATTCGCGAGTGTGGCAGAGATGGCCAGCAAAAACAACGAAGCTGTGCACGCCATCCGGGAGGAGACCATGGAGTACCGGAGGCTGCTTCAGTCACGCTCCTCTGAGATCGAATCTCTCCGGAACGTCATCGACTCCATCAACAAGCAGCTGGAGGATCTGGAGGAGACGCAGGCCAAAGAGGTGGCAAAGTACCAG ATGAGGATAAGTGAGCTGGAGCGGGACATCACTGACGCCAAGCAGGAGATGGCTCGTTACCTGAGAGAGTACCAAGACCTTCTCAATGTGAAGATGGCTCTTGACATTGAAATAGCTGCGTACAG